One window of the Fusobacterium animalis 7_1 genome contains the following:
- a CDS encoding restriction endonuclease subunit S has protein sequence MSKLDELIKELCPNGVEYKELKDLCIIKKGVQLNKEKLLEEAEYPVINGGILPSGYWNDYNVKENTITISQGGASAGYVQYIPTKFWAGAHCYYLELKDKNINYRYIYHFIKMKQDKLTSSQVGAGIPSVEKKILENLLIPVPPLEVQDEIVRILDNFTALTAELTAELTARKKQYSWYRDYLLKFENKIEIVKLKDIAIEMYRGNGIKREEVREIGIPCVRYGEIYTDYGISFKKTKSYTDENLITNKKYIDYGDILFAITGESVEEIGKSTAYIGKEKCLVGGDVLVMKHKQDPVYLSYVLSTENAQKQKSKGKIKSKVVHTNATDIGEIEIPLPPLEVQKRIVEVLDNFEKICNDLNIGLPAEIEARQKQYEFYRNFLLTFKIENCTLPKTRQDKTRQDKTRQDIIKLFMYIFGYIELELGEILKIKNGSDYKKFNIGNIPVYGSGGIINYIDTYIYDKESVLIPRKGSIGNLFYVDKPFWTVDTIFYTVIDKDIVIPKYIYYYLSKVNLEKLNTAGGVPSLTQTVLNKILIPLPPLEEQQKIVDILDRFDKLCNGISEGLPAEIEARQKQYEYFREKLLTFKNIND, from the coding sequence ATGAGCAAATTAGATGAATTGATAAAAGAGCTATGTCCTAATGGAGTGGAATATAAGGAATTAAAAGATTTATGTATAATAAAAAAGGGAGTTCAACTAAATAAAGAGAAATTATTAGAAGAAGCAGAATATCCAGTAATAAATGGAGGAATTCTTCCGTCTGGCTATTGGAATGATTACAATGTAAAAGAAAATACAATCACAATAAGTCAAGGTGGAGCTTCGGCTGGATATGTACAATATATACCCACTAAATTTTGGGCAGGAGCACATTGCTATTACTTAGAATTAAAAGATAAAAATATAAATTATAGATATATTTATCATTTTATAAAAATGAAACAAGATAAATTAACTTCTTCACAAGTAGGAGCAGGGATTCCAAGTGTTGAGAAAAAAATTCTTGAAAATTTATTAATACCTGTACCTCCATTAGAAGTTCAAGATGAGATAGTTAGAATACTAGACAACTTCACAGCCCTAACAGCAGAGCTAACAGCAGAGCTAACAGCTAGAAAGAAACAATATTCTTGGTATAGAGATTATTTGTTAAAATTTGAAAATAAAATAGAAATAGTTAAATTAAAAGATATAGCTATTGAAATGTATAGAGGAAATGGGATAAAAAGAGAAGAAGTTAGAGAAATAGGAATCCCTTGTGTCCGTTATGGAGAAATATATACAGATTATGGAATATCTTTTAAAAAAACTAAATCGTATACTGATGAAAATTTGATAACAAATAAAAAGTACATAGATTATGGAGATATTTTATTTGCTATTACAGGAGAGAGTGTTGAAGAAATAGGAAAGTCAACAGCATATATAGGGAAAGAAAAATGCTTAGTTGGTGGAGATGTCTTAGTTATGAAGCATAAACAAGACCCAGTTTATTTATCTTATGTTTTATCAACTGAAAATGCACAAAAACAAAAAAGTAAAGGAAAAATAAAAAGTAAAGTGGTTCACACAAATGCAACTGATATAGGAGAAATTGAAATCCCTTTACCACCATTAGAAGTACAAAAAAGAATAGTAGAAGTTTTAGATAACTTTGAAAAAATATGTAATGACTTAAATATAGGACTTCCTGCTGAGATAGAAGCAAGACAAAAACAATATGAATTTTATAGAAATTTTCTCTTGACATTCAAAATAGAAAATTGTACTCTGCCTAAGACAAGACAAGACAAGACAAGACAAGACAAGACAAGACAAGACATAATTAAATTATTTATGTATATTTTTGGATATATAGAACTTGAATTAGGAGAAATATTAAAAATAAAAAATGGTTCAGATTATAAAAAGTTTAATATAGGAAATATACCAGTTTATGGTTCGGGAGGTATAATTAATTATATAGATACATATATTTATGATAAAGAATCTGTTTTAATTCCAAGAAAAGGTTCAATAGGAAATTTATTTTATGTAGATAAACCTTTTTGGACAGTAGATACTATTTTTTATACTGTAATAGATAAAGATATAGTTATACCCAAATATATATATTATTATCTAAGCAAGGTAAATTTAGAGAAGTTAAATACAGCTGGTGGAGTACCAAGTTTAACTCAAACAGTATTGAATAAAATACTTATACCTCTACCACCACTAGAAGAACAACAAAAAATAGTGGATATTTTAGACAGATTTGATAAATTATGTAATGGTATATCAGAGGGATTACCAGCAGAAATAGAAGCAAGACAAAAACAATATGAATATTTTAGAGAAAAATTATTAACTTTTAAAAATATAAATGACTAA
- a CDS encoding type I restriction endonuclease subunit R, whose product MSSVDYNMLISTLESTVVTEYVKEDMPVYTYQSEADLEREFIKNLQNQGYEYLIIHNEKELIVNLKDKLEKLNNIIFSENEWERFFKEKIANKNESIVEKTRTIQEDYIKSFTRDNGTLVNISLIDKKNIHNNFLQVINQYEEENGTHNTRYDVSVLVNGLPLIHIELKRRGVAIREAFNQINRYQRDSFWAGSGLFEYVQIFVISNGTNTKYYSNTTRARHIKEISFNRRKVKKSSNSFEFTSYWADANNKAITDLVDFTKAFFAKHTILNILTKYCIFDTSDTLLVMRPYQISATERILSKIQLANNYKWVGKIDAGGYIWHTTGSGKTLTSFKTAQLASQLDYIDKVLFVVDRKDLDSQTQKEYDRFSKGSANGNTSTKILKAQLEDRYKNKSKIIITTIQKLGHFIKQNKNHEVFKKNIVLIFDECHRSQFGELHLAITKTFKNYFMFGFTGTPIFPKNSNGSSKTLFKTTEQTFGDKLHTYTIVNAINDGNVLPFRIDYINTIKEKENIQDKKVNAIDIEKAMSDPIRIREVVSYIIEHFEQKTMRNKHYELKEQRLSGFNSIFAVSSIPVAKKYYLELKKQLEEKNKNLTIATIFSYSANEEENTDNLDDESFDTENLDLGSREFLEEAISDYNKKFGTNFDTSSDGFQLYYEDLSKRTKNKEIDILIVVNMFLTGFDATTLNTLWVDKNLRMHGLIQAFSRTNRILNSIKTFGNIICFRDLQKETDEAIALFGNKEAGGIVLLKTYEEYYNGYEDDKGREKEGYSQLIEELQNKFPIDEQIIGEQNKKEFIILFGNILKLKNILSAFDKFAGNEILSEREYQDYQSVYIDLYEEIKKTKNTDKENINDDIIFEIELIKQVEINIDYIMMKVAEYYKSNKKDKEILVDIKKAINSSIELRSKKELIEGFIDRVNFSKNVTDDFKKFVREEKEKDLEKVIEEEKLKPEETKKFIDNSLRDGILKTTGTDIDKLLPPVSRFGGGNRAEKKLGVIEKLKVFFDKYLGLVI is encoded by the coding sequence ATGTCATCAGTAGATTATAATATGCTTATATCAACACTTGAAAGTACAGTGGTAACTGAATATGTAAAAGAAGATATGCCAGTGTATACTTATCAAAGTGAAGCAGATTTAGAAAGAGAATTTATAAAAAATCTTCAAAATCAAGGTTATGAGTATCTAATTATCCATAATGAAAAAGAATTGATTGTAAATTTAAAAGATAAATTAGAAAAATTAAATAATATTATTTTTTCTGAAAATGAATGGGAGAGATTTTTTAAAGAAAAAATAGCAAATAAAAATGAGAGTATCGTTGAAAAGACAAGAACTATACAAGAGGACTATATAAAAAGTTTCACAAGAGATAATGGTACTTTGGTAAATATTAGCTTAATAGATAAAAAGAATATACATAATAATTTTCTTCAAGTTATAAATCAATATGAAGAAGAAAATGGAACTCATAACACAAGATATGATGTGAGTGTTTTAGTCAATGGTCTACCTTTAATTCATATAGAATTAAAAAGAAGAGGAGTTGCAATAAGAGAGGCTTTTAACCAAATTAATAGATACCAAAGAGATAGTTTTTGGGCAGGTAGTGGACTTTTTGAATATGTGCAAATATTTGTGATTTCTAATGGAACTAATACCAAATACTATTCTAATACAACAAGAGCAAGACATATTAAAGAGATATCTTTTAATAGAAGAAAAGTTAAAAAATCTAGTAATAGTTTTGAGTTTACTTCATATTGGGCTGATGCAAATAATAAGGCAATAACAGATTTAGTAGATTTTACAAAAGCTTTTTTTGCAAAGCATACTATTTTAAATATTTTAACAAAATACTGTATATTTGACACAAGTGATACTTTACTTGTTATGCGTCCTTATCAAATATCAGCAACAGAAAGAATTTTATCTAAAATACAACTGGCTAATAACTATAAGTGGGTAGGTAAAATTGATGCAGGGGGCTATATTTGGCATACAACAGGAAGTGGAAAAACTTTAACTTCATTTAAAACAGCACAACTAGCTTCACAGCTTGATTATATAGATAAAGTTTTATTTGTAGTTGATAGAAAAGATTTAGATAGCCAAACACAAAAGGAATATGATAGATTTTCAAAAGGTTCAGCTAATGGAAATACTTCAACAAAAATATTAAAAGCACAATTAGAAGATAGATATAAAAATAAAAGTAAGATAATTATAACTACTATTCAAAAGTTAGGACATTTTATCAAACAAAATAAAAATCATGAAGTTTTTAAGAAAAATATTGTTCTTATCTTTGATGAATGCCATCGTTCGCAATTTGGAGAATTACATCTTGCAATAACAAAGACATTTAAAAATTATTTTATGTTTGGTTTCACAGGAACACCAATATTTCCAAAAAATTCAAATGGAAGCTCAAAAACTCTATTTAAGACGACAGAGCAAACTTTTGGAGATAAATTACATACATATACTATTGTCAATGCAATAAATGATGGAAATGTACTTCCATTTAGGATAGACTATATTAACACTATTAAGGAAAAGGAAAATATACAAGATAAAAAAGTTAATGCCATTGATATAGAAAAAGCTATGTCTGACCCAATCAGAATTAGAGAAGTTGTTTCTTATATAATAGAACATTTTGAGCAAAAAACTATGAGAAACAAACACTATGAATTGAAGGAACAAAGACTATCTGGCTTTAACTCTATATTTGCAGTTAGTTCTATTCCAGTGGCAAAAAAATATTATCTTGAATTAAAAAAACAATTGGAAGAAAAAAATAAAAATTTAACTATTGCAACTATATTTAGTTACTCAGCAAATGAAGAAGAAAATACTGACAATTTAGATGATGAAAGTTTTGACACTGAAAATTTAGATTTAGGTTCTCGTGAATTTTTAGAAGAAGCAATATCTGATTATAATAAAAAGTTTGGTACAAATTTTGATACTTCTTCAGATGGGTTTCAACTATATTATGAAGATTTAAGTAAGAGAACTAAAAATAAGGAAATAGATATTTTAATAGTTGTAAATATGTTTTTAACTGGTTTTGATGCGACAACTTTAAATACTCTTTGGGTAGATAAAAATTTAAGAATGCATGGACTTATTCAAGCATTTTCAAGAACAAATAGAATTTTAAATTCAATAAAAACTTTTGGAAATATAATATGTTTTAGAGATTTACAAAAAGAAACAGATGAAGCAATAGCACTTTTTGGAAATAAAGAAGCAGGAGGAATAGTACTTTTAAAAACTTATGAAGAATATTATAATGGCTATGAAGATGATAAAGGTAGAGAAAAAGAAGGGTATAGCCAATTAATAGAAGAGCTTCAAAATAAATTTCCAATAGATGAACAAATAATAGGAGAACAAAATAAGAAAGAATTTATAATTTTATTTGGAAATATCTTAAAATTAAAGAATATATTATCAGCTTTTGATAAATTTGCAGGAAATGAAATTTTATCAGAAAGAGAATATCAAGACTATCAAAGTGTTTATATAGATTTATATGAAGAAATTAAAAAAACAAAGAATACTGATAAAGAAAATATAAATGATGATATTATTTTTGAAATAGAATTAATTAAACAAGTTGAAATTAATATTGATTATATTATGATGAAAGTTGCTGAATACTATAAATCAAATAAAAAAGATAAAGAGATACTCGTTGATATTAAAAAAGCTATAAATTCAAGTATAGAACTTCGTAGTAAGAAGGAATTGATTGAAGGTTTCATAGACAGAGTTAATTTTTCTAAAAATGTTACAGATGATTTTAAAAAATTTGTAAGAGAAGAAAAGGAAAAAGATCTAGAAAAAGTAATAGAAGAAGAAAAATTAAAACCAGAAGAAACTAAGAAATTTATAGATAACTCATTAAGAGACGGTATTTTAAAGACAACTGGAACTGATATAGATAAATTATTGCCTCCAGTATCTCGTTTTGGTGGAGGAAATAGAGCAGAAAAAAAATTAGGAGTTATTGAAAAATTAAAAGTATTTTTTGATAAATATTTAGGTTTGGTAATTTAA
- a CDS encoding ATP-binding protein, with protein sequence MNNRIKFWVSSPENQYLERKSARIEPLNILKHLIAFANADGGSLIIGVEDNGEVTGFNTSKAHKIEEFKNIALTKLKDSPILPKYEILEVKNEKGEEDKILVISVEPAYDRVIKSYDNNVYLRQFDKTEKLNHEQITQLEYDRGQRYFEDEVVEDSSIEDIDLELVESYRKNMNLTNSNLEDILKARNFIKKGFLTNACVLLFAKEPTKYLPQARLKFVRYDGTKAGVGTEINIIKEKTFDKAIPKIITEVKEFIKTQLREFQYLDGEDGTFKSMPEYPEFAWFEGIVNALTHRNYSIRGEYIRFIMFDDRIEIHSPGKLPNIVTIENILTQRYSRNPRIARILSEFGWVKEMNEGVKRIYSEMEKFFLKKPVYSEPSNNVLLVLENNILNRNIRIEDNLKKLIDKDIYKGLNFIEKEIMKFSFMNKKITVADLSKNINKTTVTTRMYLKKLVTLGLLEWHGTNPKDPTQFYSLKK encoded by the coding sequence ATGAATAATAGAATTAAATTTTGGGTATCTTCTCCTGAAAATCAATATCTTGAAAGAAAAAGTGCAAGAATAGAACCTCTTAATATATTAAAGCATTTAATTGCTTTTGCAAATGCAGATGGAGGTTCACTGATAATTGGTGTGGAAGATAATGGAGAAGTAACAGGTTTTAATACTTCCAAAGCACATAAAATAGAGGAATTTAAAAATATAGCTCTTACAAAATTAAAAGATAGTCCTATTTTACCAAAATATGAAATATTAGAAGTAAAAAATGAAAAAGGTGAAGAAGATAAAATTTTAGTAATTTCAGTTGAACCTGCATATGATAGAGTTATAAAATCATATGATAATAATGTTTATTTAAGACAGTTTGATAAAACAGAAAAATTAAATCATGAACAAATAACTCAGTTGGAATATGATAGAGGACAAAGATATTTTGAAGATGAAGTAGTTGAAGATTCTTCAATAGAAGACATTGACTTAGAATTAGTTGAATCTTATAGAAAAAATATGAATTTAACAAATTCAAACTTAGAAGATATATTAAAAGCAAGAAATTTTATTAAAAAAGGATTTTTAACTAATGCTTGTGTACTTCTATTTGCGAAAGAACCGACTAAATATCTACCACAAGCTAGATTAAAGTTTGTTAGATATGATGGGACAAAAGCTGGAGTAGGAACTGAAATAAACATAATAAAAGAGAAGACATTTGATAAAGCTATTCCAAAAATAATAACAGAAGTAAAAGAATTTATAAAAACTCAATTAAGAGAATTTCAGTATTTAGATGGAGAAGATGGGACTTTTAAATCAATGCCAGAATATCCTGAATTTGCTTGGTTTGAAGGAATAGTAAATGCTTTGACACATAGAAACTATTCTATTAGAGGAGAATATATAAGGTTTATTATGTTTGATGATAGAATAGAAATACATAGTCCTGGGAAATTACCTAATATTGTTACTATTGAAAATATTTTAACTCAACGCTATTCAAGAAATCCTAGAATAGCAAGAATATTATCAGAATTTGGCTGGGTTAAGGAAATGAATGAAGGAGTTAAAAGAATATATAGTGAAATGGAAAAATTCTTTTTAAAGAAACCAGTTTACTCAGAACCAAGTAATAATGTTTTACTTGTTTTAGAAAATAATATATTAAATAGAAATATTAGAATTGAAGATAATTTAAAAAAATTAATTGATAAAGACATATATAAAGGATTGAATTTTATAGAAAAGGAAATTATGAAATTTTCCTTTATGAATAAAAAAATTACAGTAGCTGATTTATCTAAAAATATAAATAAAACTACGGTGACAACTCGTATGTATTTAAAAAAATTAGTAACATTAGGTTTATTAGAGTGGCATGGAACAAACCCAAAAGATCCTACACAGTTTTATAGTTTAAAGAAATAA